Below is a genomic region from Primulina eburnea isolate SZY01 chromosome 9, ASM2296580v1, whole genome shotgun sequence.
TTACTATGATAACATAAATGTGgtgatttttcttttaaaacagAACTTCAACTTGAGTAAATGTTGCAAAAGTTGAAATCATTTGTTAAAAATAGTACTTCCACTCATTTGTTGAGCTGTACTCAACTCATCTTAGCAATGTACTATTTTCACTTGAATAAAATGTGCTTATTCTTTTTGCTTTCTTTGCTTCAGTGGAGATGGTACGCTATCTGTTTGCAATTTAAGGAGCAACGAGGTAAACTTATCTGTTCTTTTGCGTTTGATCTTCTAATGCTTATTGGACTAGACCATTAACCAACTTATTTCAGTTGATAAATAATTTCTTTTTTGGTATTACTGTACTGCAGGTTCAGACAGATCAGAGTTCTCTGAGAATAAACTACTTTCTGTTGTGATTATGAAGATTGGATTCAACTACTGGAAGTGCACAAATAAATTTTCCAGATTGCATATAAAGAGATATGCccgtatataataataataataataataataataataataataataataattgctTTTACTCTTATGTTAGTAAGAAGGTTGGATGGAGGTCTGTTTTATAAAAGTCGGTATAATTTACTATTTTCTGGTTTGTAAGTGACTGAATTTTCTGCTGTTTTTTTTTCTTGCTTCCCAATGGTCTTTTCGCCTTTGTAGAATAATGAATCTAAAAAATTTGGTACATTTTTCCTACCGGAATTTTGTTGGGATTTGCGAACTTCCCACTCCGACAAGAGTTTAATCATGTTCGAGTCATATGTCCACACTTCCTTTAAGTATATTTGTATAAAGATTATTGTTTTTCACTATTTGAGTGTCTTGTAGAATTTAATCCATTTCCTATCATGCTTTATTCTCGGAGTCCAACTGACAGTTTTAGCTTTTGTGTCTACCCCATGCTCTTGGCCATTTTTTAGATTAAAGAAGTGGCTTATTAATGATATGATCTTCAGTTAGAAACTTGAAATTTTGACGTCCCTTGCTATTCTGAGATGCACTTGACTGTTGCATTTTATATCTAGAATGGTCGAAAGGTTGTATGTGGGACTCAAACTGGAACTTTACTTTTGTACTCGTGGGGTTTTTTCAAAGACTGCAGGTGTGTCATCTTATTCTGGAATGAATTTTTTTATCGCTGAAGCTAAAGAAGTCATTAATTTTGTGTTTATATAAAATCAAGACGAAATTAATTTCCCCTTTAGTTCGCACTGCATGCTTGTGGTGAAGTTTGATGCTCATGGTATGTCTTCTAATTTTCAGTGACCGTTTTGTAGATCTTTCTCCTAACTCTGTAGATGCCTTAGTGCATTTTTCATGAGACTAGTGGACTAGCTGTACCATTTTGAACAAGCCGTTTAAGTTGGTTTATCCGACTGGAATCCACTTAACTCCATTTCTTTTTCTGATTACTGATTTCTATGTGAAGCTGATGAAGATAGAGTGATAACTGGTTACGAGAATGGAATTATTAGGTGGCGTTTTCCTCCATATTTGAGATAACTTCCTTAATTAATTGACGCCTGGAGTCCTGGACATTGTACTTAATTTATTCATAATTTTGTATAGTTTGGTCGGTATATTACCCAACAGAGTGATTCAACCAATGGCCGAACATTCTGAGTATCCCGTGGAACAGCTTGGTATGACTTTCATACACCCTTTTAATTGGAGAAGACTTTAAAATTTTAGCATATTGGACCATTATCATCATACGATGAGAGTACAAttacaataaaaaaacaaattgatAACATTTAGCTTCTTGTACTAATATTATTCATGTGTCGTTTAACTGATATTGCAGCGTTTTCCCATGATAGAAAATATCTTGGTAGCATATCGCATGATCAGACGTTAAAGGTTCCATACGCCTCTAGTTTTTTCTCTAGCTGTTCCTTTCTGCATCGTTTCTAAAGTAATCTTGGTTTACATGTGTATGTTCATAACATACCTTTTCCCGTTAATTATAGCTGTGGGATCTGGATGATTTGCTGCAAGGGTCTGGAAATCCTACCCAAAATCATTCTGCTAGTGCAGATAGCGATACTGATGGCATGGATATCGAAGATACCATTCCGAAATCTTCTAAAGGTCATCCAATGTCtttcataaattatttttaaaaatacaatataATGGCTGCGTGGAGCTTATTCATTTGTGATGATTATTGGAGTACACTCGTGGTTGTAGTTGAATGATCTTAAATGATTGATTGCCTACTGTAGCCAAGGTTTTACGCTCTCGGCTCCATCTTTATCACCAAAAATTTGCTTGTAAACAGTCAAGTTCACTTTATCCCCGACAACTAAAGGTGAACTGTTACATACGTTTTTCGGGTCAACTTAGCTTTGTATCCAATGCAAATTGAAGCTTAGACAGTTTTTGTTGGAATATTGGCTTTATGCATTCTTGATTCTTGAATGCGTTATTTTTCTATTCATTTGCTCGGTTCATATTGATGTGTAGTCGTTCTCTCAAGATGCTATGAGTCTGTTTCATGCACGTTTGCAGGGACGAAGAGGAAAAATAGCAGCAAATCGCAGAACCTAAGCACATCAAACAATTTCTTTGCAGATCTATAGTCATTTGGTGCAGTATCAGGAAGTGATGTTTCGAAATCACTTCTTGTACTTCCTTTCCTTCAAATGTGTTACTGGAGTTTATACTTGAATTTTCGTTAACTTATTTCCACAGTCAATATTCAATTGtttcaatatattaaatattctaTCTGATCTTACTCGTCCACACACAGTCAATTTTCGTTTGGATTTTTTTCTCTATATGCATGAACAGTGTCACGTTAACATAGTCggttaaaaattaataaaattatcaaAGATTCAACACACATTATTAAGATCGAGTTTTcttcgatttaaaataaataaaattgtcaaaaattaaatatacaaaGTTACGTAATCTTAGAATTAGTATCAGAAtcaaaatcattttttaaattctcaaatattttaacaaaaaaGTTTAATTATTGAGAAAAATGATATTGAGTATAATATTTGTCGTtactaaaaaaaaatcagtaaaCTATGGCGAAGTTGACTTAAAAACTATACATGGTTTTGGTCAACAACAAACACCAACACGCTATTTCGAGAAAATCCAAGAAATCAGACGCGCATCCTTAATTTCAGATATGTACCAGAAAACAAACTACAAAATGAAACAACAACAGAACCCTAATTCCATGGGCATCAACTCTTCAAAGTTACTGAACATAAATTCCTACAACAAAACATAAGGTTTCACGAAAATGGACATAGGTGGATGAACAAGATAGTAATTCTATGCAACACTATATGCAAATAAAACCTAGTGTGTGTGCATATCTCTTGATACACAGGCAATAGGCACACAAACTACTGCATTTAGTGCTACATAGAATTTTACATGTGACTGGAACGTAGAACATACTTTACATGATCTCCCAAATTCTTTCTTCCTTTGATCTTTGTTAGAACTCTCTGTCCATGCGGATGACTGTGCAGGAACGGGTAGTGTTCAAGAATGAGTGCGACCATGTTTTTATGAAGAAATGTTCCCTGCAAGAACGAAAAAAATCTTGATTAAAATGGTACATAAATAAAGACATGCCCATGATATGTGGAAGTGCCAAATGTAACTTTCATAGTTTTGTTAAGATAACGGAACCTTAGAAAATTTTAGCGCAGATTGAGCAACAAAGTTTCCGTAAGGATCTTGAAGAACTGTCAAGAACTTTGGATTGTTAATGATCTCATTGATAATCTCTATCACTTTATCGCCTCCCGAGTTTTTCATACATTGTTCCACCACGTGGCTTCCATGTTTGTTCAAGGATAGAGCAACAAAGTTTCCTGATAACTGGGCTAAAATAGCTGCTGTCACACGCGGGATCCTGAGTTCTAACAGATACTGTACAACATAGTTCCTAGAATAGGACAAAAAGGAGGAACACTGGTGAAATGTATTAAAATCCAGGAAATAGGAATCCCATATTTCCTTTCATACGGTATATATGCATCTGATGAAATGAATTATTTTGCTAAAAGACTATTGTACCCGTAAGCATGTTCGGATAAGAACACCGAATTCACTGCTATCTCAAGCACGAGTCGATCCTGGAGTTCTCCTTGAGCATGGAATACACATTGTTTTAGAACACGACATCCATTTTGGTCCGTAGCTATTTCCACACAATGAGTGGCTACCTCATTGAGAATGTGCTATGAAacaagatattccattaaatatGCATACAAGGTTTCCCTCATTTAAGAGGGAGAAAAATAAATCAATGTCAATGACAAGATACATTCTTTTCTCATACAAcgaaaaaaatataaagattTGTGTCACGTGAAAGTATTCTAAATACAAATAGTTCTAGATGGAACAACATAAAATAATCTTGAGATAAGGTATACATTGTCATTATTTCGCAATATTAGGGTCGATTTAATGAATGATTCTCTTGCTTCCCTAAGTGTTATTCATGTAAAAGACAAGCACTTTATAATGAAATCACAAATACCTTGTTTTCCTCATGAGAGAAGGATTTCAAACAGTGATGAATCACATGTTGACCAATCTTACTCTTTGAGAGAAGAACAGTTAATCTCCTCAAAACAGACAGAACATGAGCCGTTTGTTCCCGTGTTCTCAGATGCTCGAGAATCTTCTGCATAGCTTTTGCCCTGCAAATTAGGCCAGAAAACTAGTTAGATTaactaaacaaaataaaaactttAATACCATGAGGAAAATATTCATTCTCATAGCTCAATAGTTGTAAACTTGATAAAATCTAATGCAAGAATAGTGAGCACAGTTGTTGTGACCAATATTCCAGTCCCCTTACATTACATTATGAATCATTCAGGCAGTATGGCTAATGTAGGCTTCTGATCTTCTATATCGCGATGAATCGAGATACTAAGCAAGGGCAGACCGAGGATTACTACTGGAAGAAgtcatataaatatatcattctAGGATTATCTAAATATATCATTCTAGGATTATCTGTTGGTTCCACTCGGATATATAGCAAGACAAATTATATTGATGAGGTGATATAATTTAAGAAAACCATGCATTAACTTACCCATGGATATCGAGACAAATATGAAAGAGGTTTAATAAATCATCTGTCACCAACCAAAGCAACTGATCCATCTGTTCCACACTGCATACTTCAAATATTGTTTGAATAAGATAATTCCCGAACTGATCCACCATCAAATCACACACATGACTTAACAATCCAGAGAAAATCATATTCTTTTCTTCAGGGGTTCCCTGTAAGAGCTTCTTCTGCAGTAGCCTGCAACCTTGTTGATCCTTGGCCGCCATTAGAAAATTCACCCCCTCAAAATGGGGGTACCAATTCCTGTTTTCAGGCAGCCTGAAGCCGTTTCGATAAAAGTTACCGTTCAGGTTCAGTGGAAGATTGTACGCGCTATTGAAATCACAAACAGGACCTGGGTTCAAATTACAATTGCCAGGCGAAGGGTTTGAATTCTGAAGATTTTCATAAACGGTATAATTTTGGGGTTGGATGAAGAATCCCATGTTCCCGTTCGCAGCATATTGAGCCCTAAGTTTCAGTATACTCCCATTAGAAACCTGTGGATTTGTATAGGAGAAACCCATCCCTCGTGGCAACTCAAACTGGTTGTCAAAATTAACAAGATCTCCACGGGTATAAAAAGCGCGACCGTAATCTGGTGACGTCCCCATGAAGGCGGCCGGAAGTGGAGTTTCGGAGAGATTCAGATCACTGAATACAGACTCGAGTGGACGCTCGTAATGGGGATGATCTGGAACGGAATAAAGGGCGGCGGAGAAGCTCTCTTCCATcttctttgattttttttctgggattttttttttaaagaaagagAATTGATACCGATAGATTTTGTGATATGGTGAAAAGAGAGTATTTTAGAATGAAAAAGATTTTAGAATGAAAAAATCCATTCTTGTAGATTTTGTGATATGCTCAATTCTGATAACTTTGAGATTGAAAATTGTGGAGGGTTTTATTTGGAAAGGAAGGGTTTTATTTGGAGGAAGCAAAAGATTTTCCATCTCATCTCATGCATGCAATGTCgactttattttataaataaattaatatttttttctaaacATATTTTATAAATTGCTTTGAAacacgtgtatatatatatatatatatatatatatatatatatatatatatatatatatatatatatatctggtgCAACATAGATTTAGccggaaaaaatattttatactaGGAAAATTGCTATAAAATCATCTTTAATAAGAAATTAAATATCTAAGAAAATAAAGGAATtatttcctttggatttttatATCTTTTAGATATATTAGTAGCATAGACCAACCCATGATTCTGACCTCTTAAATTTAAGAATatataacaaataaataatcaCTTTTTTTAGAGGTTAAAAACACTCCCatagtataattttttttcacaaatatggtaaattttcaagaattaaatataataaattatgacTTTTTCCCGAAAAAGAGTTTATTTTATTTACTCTCATTGTTAATTTTGATCcgaataatttcaaaaattgtttaaaACAAACGAAGATGATGTAATTGTTGCTTGCTAATTCCgtcttggcaaaaacttgtgagagacggtctcacaggtcatatttgtgagacgaatatattatttggatcatccatgaaaaagtattactttttattgtgaatatcggttgggttaacccgtctcacagattaagatctgtgagacgatttcacatgAGACACGTTCTTCTGCCTTAATGTATTAAGTCAACACAATCAAAACCGATGCATATTTCGATAAATAaccaaaaatacaaattttatacttatgacaaaaacttgtgcgacggtctcacgggtcgtatctgtggacggatctattatttgagtcatccatgaaaaaatattactttttatgctagaagtattactttttattgtgaatatctgacccgtctcacagattaaaatctgttaaatctcacatgagacccactctataCTTATTGGCTAGCTAGTTATCTCACCTTCACCGAATTAACTTTTGGAAATTTTcttatgttattcatgtttgaACGGgagaaattttaataaaaaataataaaatatagggTCATTTACATATATCTTCcctataatttttcatattaataaaaaaccaattatatttaaatattacatTAATAACTTCTGTTAAAGTTTGTGAAAAGTAAGAAATAAATCAAACTTTTAATATTACACAAACCATCTTTAAATAGattttaaatataacatttaaatataacTAGATTTTTTTTACGTAACGAACCTCATGAGATAGTTATAGTTATTCCAAAAATACACATACCTCGCGCGACATATGCAGAGGCGGAGCCACCCTTGGGCTAGGGTAGGCTCCAAAGTCCAACCCcacctattttttttaaaaaaaaaagtattttaaaattttaaattattttcagtCCCATATTAAAAATAGAACaaatttatcagtttattttttttatttttttagtctcatgtttaaaaaataaaaataagacaactctcataaatcataattcatTATTGTATATTGGTTGGTTTATTGtcgtatgttttgaaattatgcgaCTTTTGAGATAAAAATTCGACGAATTTAAAATTATGTTAAATATTTAGTTGTGATTATTCTAGTtgcaataatattttcttattatgtATATGAATTTTGGAGTTTAAATTTTCACCATAAAAATCTATTGTTCCATATTTTTAGAATAATAATCAATTGgttgaaatatttgatgattATTGATGTGCAATTATTGTTGGGTTTGTTTTGTGATTTTTCTGTTTATAATAACCGAAAATTGAATAagtatgaaatttgaaaaataattcatTGTTGTAATTTTTGGGAATATTGAATATTTCTTTCTAGTTAATTAACtcaggaaattaagaaaataaaaacTGTCGAGTTATTTTTAAACCAAAAGAGTACATATCAACAAATAACGAGCAAACATCAATTACAATCTAATAGCGAACAAAATATCAGTTTCAACAGAATAATAGACCTGAAtgaattaatttgaaaattcggttcggtgttgaggtacaataattgtccctaTTAGGTAGAGCGTTCGAACTATGACGTTTGAGTTGCTGCGattcaaaatatttaagttgcatcattaccaccagctatagcttttggtaaagcagcAAGCGTTTGGTACTACATTTGGTTTATTTGGAAGTTcggtttaaattttttaaaatatagtttAGTTCCGTTCGATTTCAGTGTTTAATATAAAACTTCGGTTATCCCTAACAAATTGaacttttataaataaaattaatattattaaattttctaaTAAAGTTTATAAGGATATAAATAcaatttctaataaaatttattGGACAATAGAACtatacttaaaaatatttttataataaataaaatttaaatttatttaatctaatttttatatctgatttttttatttaaaacatgattatttaaaaaaattataaaatttcggTTAATTGTGTTATaccaaaataaatgtttttttcGATTTGATTTAttagatattcataataaagtgTCGAAAAAAGTTCAGTTAAATCGATTTTAGAAAATTCTGTTCGATTTTAATTGAACATATTACTGTCTAATACATAATGGAGCCAGCCTCAGGTTCTCATGAATCTTGGCTCTGCCGGCGACATGTgaatttaaaattgaaaatagttaaaaagagaaaaataaataaataaaagtgatAAACTtgtgatataataatattttaggtTATAATTTTTATGCCTTAATTTAGTTCATACTAAGAATAAACTGCCGACATTATTATACTTGCCTGTTATGTTATGTTTCCGTAATGAAATATGAAATGGAGCCGTCATCTTTCACTTGCTCAAACCACGTGATTCAAGCTGTCATTTTTCAATTATTATTACGCTAAGTTTTTCCACtgtaaaacaattaattatttGCCAATGGCGGGCAATGATCAAGACCGTGTCAAACTTTTGATGAGATATGACCATCGGGCGAGATGGGGTGGTTTGTCATTCACATctcctctttgtgaattttatcTTTAATTTAACACTTGCTTCGATCTTCTTTGTTAGGATTCGAGGAATGCAGGATCAAATCATCATGTATGTCCTCATCTtcgtttcaaaaatatcaatgagACAAGACGTGAGTAGATACGAGACAGTGtgttataattatataaatttattatttggaGTGTGTTCTTGGATATATGGACATTTAAAAAATCTCATCACATATAAGTTAGATTTTACTATGTTCACTTTAAATAAATGAAAAGGATGTTATAATTGTATTGTTAGGCCACTCATTAATTACATATTATTAATGCCCTGACAAAAATTTACGTGTCCATCGTTGAATTTGTCGACTTTTCAAAAATGAAGATATAAGCAAACTCAACGTGGACTAAAACGAGAAACACAAAATATGTTGTACATGCCACTTTCTTATAGGAATAGTAATCAACTTCaaggtaattttttttttaaaattaaatataataaattacataaaatgatttattgtcatgataataatgataacgATACGAGAATAATAGTAATAAAAAAGGACAAAAAGCTAAGAATTTGCCGTTTGGTCCCGCAATCCTCTTATCCTAACGATCTCGTCCACAAAATCTTGCATATTCCGATGAGAAGTCCCACCCTCTGCCACCGCCTCAGCTGCCGCTTTCTTCCACTTGAGGGCGTTCTTCTTCATCTCCGCCGCCTTGGGGCCTCCGCCTGTCGCTTCTCTCAAGCACCTTTCCACTTCGTCCCGGTTAACAATGTTCCCCTCAGCCTCTCCCCGACACAACCGGATCCCAACCTTAAAGACATCAACCAAGAACTTAGCATCCGTCACCTGATCACCCCACTGAGGGAACGCCACTACTGGGACACCGCTGGCCAACGCCTCCATCGTCGAGTTCCAGCCGCAGTGAGTGACGAAGCAGGCGGTGGAATGGTGCGCCAGCACCTCCTCCTGTGGGCTCCACTGCACTATTTTTCCTTGATCACCTGCTTTCTCCATAAACCCTTCAGGCAGAACATGTGGTTGCCGGCCGCTTTCCGGCCCCGGAGGCTTCAGAACCCATAGAAACGAAACCCCGGAACTCAGAAGCCCGTAAGCAATCTCGTCTACTTGTTCTTGCGTCAAATAGACGACACTTCCAAATGAAATGTATACTACTGTGCCGACAGGTTTCGAGTCCAAAAACTCTGTGCAATTGTCTGCGGTCAAAAAGTCCACACGAATTGTCGCGTTTGAGGACGTAGGTGGGGTGTCCAATTCTTTGAATAGAGGGCCAATAGTCTTGATTGGACGGCAATTCTTGGACATGTGTTCAACAATTTCGTGCTCCAGCTCTTCAAATGTGTCCATCAATATGCAGAAAGGTTTCGTCAAGTTCTTGAACTGACCCAAAATGGCCCTTCTCAGAAAAGGGTACGGAGTACTAGGATGTAAAAAACTGGGGATTTCATCGTACCTCAACAGAGGCACAAACGGCAACTGCACGTCGATTTGCGGATCATTTTCGCTGGGAAAAGGCACGAGATTATGGCAGAAATGGTAATACGCTGAAAAAGAAGCGCAAGATTGGACCCAAAGCATGGCGCTCGGGATCCCTAAACTCTCCGCAACATCAGAAACCCAGGGGATGAAAGGATTATTAATCAGACAAGAAACCGGTATGCCTTTCTCTTCATGCTCTCTAATAATCTTGATGAGATTTTCTCGGCCTGTAACCTCTAGTTGACCCAAGTACAAGTCGAGATCACCTCGGTTGAGATCGTCCAAACTCCACCCGTCGTCAAAGAATTCGAAACGTATGAATCCCCGACCCACTGGAGTCGGCTTGTCTTCGGCGATGCTATTGGCTTTCCGGATACTTTGACCCACGTACTCGGGAGCAGAAATGGTGACGAGCAGACCCGAGTATGCGAGCCTTTTGGCCAACCTTAGAATCGGGTTTACATGTCCCTGACCTGGAAAAGTTACCATGAAAATATGGATATTGTGCAGAGATTCATCGTAGGGAACCGCAGAGCCCATTTTCTTGATCTGCTTGCTCTTCTTTGTTTAGAATTTTCTTAGGATGCACGATGAATAAATAGTTATTAGCTGATTCACTTCATTTCGTTCGGAAAAGGAGACGGCTTTATTAATGAGTAGCCAATTGAATGTGAGAGAGTGTGTGattataaaaattctaaaattttaattaaaatttcagcattataataatattatttcccTCTTAATGCTATTTAATTCCAATGATAGAGTATGTTTTTTTTGTAAAACGGTcacacgaatatttatctgtgcgacgggtcaactctactgatattcacaataaaaagaaatacttttagaataaaaaataatattttttcatggatgacccaaataagatattcgttcacaaaatacgacatataAGACCGTCTCTCGCAAGTTTTTGCCCCAATTATATTACAATATCCAATACTCAATATTGTTTGTGATACTCACGGAAAATTTAGAGTCCGATCCCAACGAGCGTCACTAGTTCAGACGGGGGCTTTAAgatgaccctgagcctgaaatcaagaaaaagaccgttaagagggggccaggagggtgtcctggcgtagcccctccgacgctcaagtcagtgactgaggatgtatgggggagcagctaagggtgctgctgaaaacaatacaGTGAATTGATAATCATACGCTacaacctggtatttataggagaatacatggGTTTGTCATGGGCCATTCACCTGTGGGCCTTAGAGATGGGACGAGAATTTGGGTCGGATCTTGATGGGTTCATCCCTGGGTATCACCAGCctccccctcccgagtcgaactgaatcgtagGTTCAAAGTTCGATTAATTGCGTTGTTCTCGGTTTACAACATGTGAGTTGTGCATTTTCTTCCAGCCCTCCGTCAGTCTCCAAAAAGTTGGAAACAAATCAAATAGCAATCCTATCACCGCTTCATCCTCACCTCACCATCACCTCGCTCAAGCACAGCCCTCGCCACCTGCACGCCAGCCCCAACAGCGTGCGTCCGCCCTTGCGCGCCTCGCCCCCTCGCGCGCTCGCCCGACGCCCATGCCCCGCGCGGCCGCATAGCTCCCGCGCGCCACGCTTTCACCGAGCTCGCCCAGCGCGCCCCACCCCCTTGCGAGCTCGCCCGGCGCCCTGCCAAAGCACTCGCCCCCTCATGCACCACGCTCGCCTGCTCGCCCGGTCGCCAGCTCGCCCGCATGCCACAGGCTCGCCCTCAAGCCCTCGGTCATGCCTTCGCCCTAGCGCCTGCTCGCCAGCGCCACGCCAGCTCACCTGCGCCCCGTAGCTCGCCCGACACTCCAGCTCGCCCGAGCGCCTGCACGCCAGCTCCACGCCACGCCAGCTCGCCCTGACCACGCCAGCTCGCCGAGTGCCTGCCTGCCCAGCAAGCCCGCCACTCGCTCGCCCTCAAGCCCTCGGCCACGCCTTCGCCTCGTCCAATACGTTGAGAAATTTGATATATTCCCTTGCGAATGGTCGATCCCCGTAATTTTCGTAGCGGCAAACATTTTTCGTTATCGACAaaccaaataaatttttctcctcccaaactctgctcctctactaggcgatgccctagcaagaaaatttaatttttctccggccaaactctgctcctctgcttgGCGATgctttagcaggaaaataaagatttcaCATCGTCaccatctaactcctctgctaggcgatgccttagcaggaaaataaagattcaacacaTCCATCctttaactcctctgctaggtgataccttagcaggaaaataaagttcaacacctccaccctctaactcctctgctaggtgataccttagcaggaaaataaaattcaacacctccaccccctaactcctctgctaggcgataccttaccaggaaaataaaaattctcctcatccccaactctgctcctctgctaggcgatgcctgagcaggaaaataaaattttctcgcTTTCATAATACACCAATATTCATGAATTGAAATGAAGaacttgattttattgaatTCCAACTGATTACATGAGAAAATGCAAAGATGAAATACATCAACGATAAAATCCATAATGATATTCTCTAAGGTGATAAACATTCCAGTGACTCCTTAAAGACTTGCTTTGAGCATTCTCCAAGTAATAAGCTCCAGAATTAAATTTTTCAATCACTCCGAAAAGACCATCCCACTCTGGGTCCATATTTCCCCTCTGCTCTTCTTGTACGTTCGAGAAGACCAAGTCACACACTTCTTCCTCTCCTAATCATGTTAACCTCCAAACGCGCTCTTTTCCCCTCCTCTCTCACTACCCCCTCATAATATCGACGCGCGGTTCTTTGGTCCTCGCATAAAACTCCAACCTCCTTCCCTACAGGAAACTTCAACTTTTGATGATACGTGGACGCTACAGCTCTGAAATCCTTTAGGGCTGGTCGCCTCAGAATTCCATTGTAAGCGGATGGGGTGTCCACCACAGTAAACGTCGTCATTTTTGTTACTCGTCGAGGCTCATGTCGCAAAGATAGAGGAAGGACAATCTGGATGAGCGGCAGG
It encodes:
- the LOC140840934 gene encoding putative pumilio homolog 8, chloroplastic produces the protein MEESFSAALYSVPDHPHYERPLESVFSDLNLSETPLPAAFMGTSPDYGRAFYTRGDLVNFDNQFELPRGMGFSYTNPQVSNGSILKLRAQYAANGNMGFFIQPQNYTVYENLQNSNPSPGNCNLNPGPVCDFNSAYNLPLNLNGNFYRNGFRLPENRNWYPHFEGVNFLMAAKDQQGCRLLQKKLLQGTPEEKNMIFSGLLSHVCDLMVDQFGNYLIQTIFEVCSVEQMDQLLWLVTDDLLNLFHICLDIHGAKAMQKILEHLRTREQTAHVLSVLRRLTVLLSKSKIGQHVIHHCLKSFSHEENKHILNEVATHCVEIATDQNGCRVLKQCVFHAQGELQDRLVLEIAVNSVFLSEHAYGNYVVQYLLELRIPRVTAAILAQLSGNFVALSLNKHGSHVVEQCMKNSGGDKVIEIINEIINNPKFLTVLQDPYGNFVAQSALKFSKGTFLHKNMVALILEHYPFLHSHPHGQRVLTKIKGRKNLGDHVKYVLRSSHM
- the LOC140841892 gene encoding gallate 1-beta-glucosyltransferase 84A24-like; the protein is MGSAVPYDESLHNIHIFMVTFPGQGHVNPILRLAKRLAYSGLLVTISAPEYVGQSIRKANSIAEDKPTPVGRGFIRFEFFDDGWSLDDLNRGDLDLYLGQLEVTGRENLIKIIREHEEKGIPVSCLINNPFIPWVSDVAESLGIPSAMLWVQSCASFSAYYHFCHNLVPFPSENDPQIDVQLPFVPLLRYDEIPSFLHPSTPYPFLRRAILGQFKNLTKPFCILMDTFEELEHEIVEHMSKNCRPIKTIGPLFKELDTPPTSSNATIRVDFLTADNCTEFLDSKPVGTVVYISFGSVVYLTQEQVDEIAYGLLSSGVSFLWVLKPPGPESGRQPHVLPEGFMEKAGDQGKIVQWSPQEEVLAHHSTACFVTHCGWNSTMEALASGVPVVAFPQWGDQVTDAKFLVDVFKVGIRLCRGEAEGNIVNRDEVERCLREATGGGPKAAEMKKNALKWKKAAAEAVAEGGTSHRNMQDFVDEIVRIRGLRDQTANS